Within the Coriobacteriia bacterium genome, the region ACCGGAGAAAACGTACGTTTTCTCCGGTCTCTTACACATATGTTGACGGTTGATTAACCTACCGTTAAGATTTGGAAATAAATGTCACTTATAGGCACGAATCACTCCATACGCAAAAGCCCGAAATCGCCGGCCTCGCGCTTATACACGACGGCACTCTCACCGGTGGCATCGAGTATGAACATGAAGAAGTCGTGTCCCAACATCTCCATATGTAAAATCGCTTCGTCCTCGCTCAAACGCAAATTCTTGAACTGTTTCGATCGCACGATTTCTCCGAGCGGTCCGAGTTCGGCTTCGGTGTCGCCTGGGGCGCTACGAAATATCTCCTCGCCTTTTTGCCTACGAGAAAGCATGCGCGTCTTATACTTGCGCGTTTGCCGTTCGAAACGGTCGGTCGCCGAATCGACCGCGGCATGCATATCGGGCGCAGCCTCTTCGACGCGCAATTTGTAATCGCGGAGGCTTCCGGTTATTTCGACATGGTTTTGATTGGGAATCGAAGGATTTCTGTCATGGCTCAAGACGATTTCGATGCTGAGCTCATCGCTTCCGACTGCACGTGAAACCTTGGATATC harbors:
- the raiA gene encoding ribosome-associated translation inhibitor RaiA, with amino-acid sequence MQVNISGRHMTVSPPIKAYIEEKISKVSRAVGSDELSIEIVLSHDRNPSIPNQNHVEITGSLRDYKLRVEEAAPDMHAAVDSATDRFERQTRKYKTRMLSRRQKGEEIFRSAPGDTEAELGPLGEIVRSKQFKNLRLSEDEAILHMEMLGHDFFMFILDATGESAVVYKREAGDFGLLRME